One window from the genome of Gadus morhua chromosome 16, gadMor3.0, whole genome shotgun sequence encodes:
- the LOC115561813 gene encoding cyclin-dependent kinase-like 1: MEKYEKLSKIGEGSYGVVFKCRHRDSGQVVAIKKFVESEEDPVIKKIALREIRMLKQLKHVNLVNLLEVFRRKRRLHLVFEFCEQTVLNELDKHPRGVPEGQLKSIVWQTLQAVNFCHRHNCIHRDVKPENILLTKTGVIKLCDFGFARILTGPGDDYTDYVATRWYRAPELLVGDTQYGPPVDVWALGCVFAELLNGNPLWPGRSDVDQLYLIRKTLGDLIPRHQQVFHSNVFFSGVSIPEPDTMEPLEKRFHVVSPHALQVMKSCLVMDPCLRLSCEAILELPYFQEEGAAPWGREGERPGRRSDKGSRRRQAGAQYLPHLPSSNISPAPEVKKQVRHKYHHHLPNI; the protein is encoded by the exons ATGGAGAAATATGAGAAATTGTCTAAGATCGGAGAGGGTTCCTACGGCGTGGTGTTCAAGTGCAGACACCGGGACAGCGGACAGGTGGTCGCCATCAAGAAGTTCGTGGAGTCCGAGGAGGATCCCGTGATCAAGAAGATAGCCTTGCGAGAAATACGCATGCTCAAG CAACTGAAGCACGTCAACCTGGTGAACCTTCTGGAGGTGTTCAGGAGGAAGAGACGGCTCCACCTGGTCTTTGAGTTCTGCGAGCAGACGGTCCTCAACGAGCTGGACAAGCACCCCAGGGG GGTTCCTGAGGGCCAGCTAAAAAGCATTGTCTGGCAGACGCTGCAGGCAGTCAACTTCTGCCACAGACACAAT tgCATCCACCGTGACGTCAAACCAGAGAATATCCTCCTTACCAAGACCGGTGTCATCAAGCTGTGTGACTTCGGCTTTGCACGCATTCTAA CTGGTCCCGGAGATGACTACACAGACTACGTGGCAACCCGCTGGTACCGGGCCCCTGAGCTGCTGGTGGGGGACACCCAGTACGGGCCCCCCGTGGACGTGTGGGCCCTGGGGTGTGTGTTCGCCGAGCTGCTCAACGGCAACCCCCTCTGGCCCGGAAGGTCCGACGTGGACCAGCTCTACCTCATCAGGAAGACCCTAG GGGACCTAATACCGCGGCATCAGCAAGTGTTCCACTCCAACGTTTTCTTCAGTGGTGTCAGTATCCCGGAACCCGACACGATG GAACCTCTGGAGAAACGCTTCCATGTGGTTTCTCCTCACGCCCTCCAGGTCATGAAG TCCTGCCTGGTGATGGACCCCTGCCTCAGGCTGTCCTGCGAGGCCATCCTGGAGCTCCCCTACTTCCAGGAGGAGGGGGCCGCGCCCTGGGGCCGTGAGGGGGAGAGGCCCGGCCGAAGGAGCGACAAGGGCTCTCGCCGCAGACAGGCAGGG GCTCAGTATCTGCCTCACCTACCAAGCAGTAACATCTCCCCAGCCCCAGAGGTGAAGAAACAGGTCAGGCATAAATACCACCATCATCTGCCCAACATTTAA